One genomic segment of Oncorhynchus mykiss isolate Arlee chromosome 10, USDA_OmykA_1.1, whole genome shotgun sequence includes these proteins:
- the LOC118936907 gene encoding repetitive proline-rich cell wall protein 1-like yields the protein MLFSSFASQFPFALASPVFHGYCGYNNKLLRCQLKDCKWQVAFTGRLRLLVFFIRRKWWVGYQKQGYPFLYNPFLYAPFLYTPFLYAPFLYNPFLYAPFLYNPFLYAPFLYAPFLYNPFLYAPFLYTPFLYAPFLYNPFLYAPSLYAPFLYAPFLYTPFLYAPFLYAPFLYNPFLYTPFLYAPFLYAPFLYAPFLFAPFLYTPFLFTPFLYTPFLYTPFLYAPFLYAPFLYTPFLYAPFLYAPFLYTPYLFTPFLYTPFLYAPFLYAPFLYNPFLYTPFLYTPFLYAPFLYTPFLLVKAKCFPLPVKETQLKL from the coding sequence ATGTTATTTTCCTCTTTTGCCAGCCAGTTCCCGTTTGCTCTAGCCTCCCCTGTATTCCACGGTTACTGCGGCTACAACAACAAATTGCTCCGTTGTCAGCTGAAAGACTGCAAATGGCAGGTCGCATTTACAGGTCGTCTTCGGCTTTTAGTCTTCTTCATTCGACGTAAGTGGTGGGTTGGTTACCAGAAACAAGGATACCCCTTCCTGTATAACCCCTTCCTGTATGCCCCCTTCCTGTATACCCCCTTCCTGTATGCCCCCTTCCTGTATAACCCCTTCCTGTATGCCCCCTTCCTGTATAACCCCTTCCTGTATGCCCCCTTCCTGTATGCCCCCTTCCTGTATAACCCCTTCCTGTATGCCCCCTTCCTGTATACCCCCTTCCTGTATGCCCCCTTCCTGTATAACCCCTTCCTGTATGCCCCCTCCCTGTATGCCCCCTTCCTGTATGCCCCCTTCCTGTATACCCCCTTCCTGTATGCCCCCTTCCTGTATGCCCCCTTCCTGTATAACCCCTTCCTGTATACCCCCTTCCTGTATGCCCCCTTCCTGTATGCCCCCTTCCTGTATGCCCCCTTCCTGTTTGCCCCCTTCCTGTATACCCCCTTCCTGTTTACCCCCTTCCTGTATACCCCCTTCCTGTATACCCCCTTCCTGTATGCCCCCTTCCTGTATGCCCCCTTCCTGTATACCCCCTTCCTGTATGCCCCCTTCCTGTATGCCCCCTTCCTGTATACCCCCTACCTGTTTACCCCCTTCCTGTATACCCCCTTCCTGTATGCCCCCTTCCTGTATGCCCCCTTCCTGTATAACCCCTTCCTGTATACCCCCTTCCTGTATACCCCCTTCCTGTATGCCCCCTTCCTGTATACCCCCTTCCTTCTTGTAAAGGCCAAGTGCTTCCCACTGCCAGTGAAAGAAACCCAACTCAAACTCTGA